The following are from one region of the Aspergillus luchuensis IFO 4308 DNA, chromosome 4, nearly complete sequence genome:
- a CDS encoding uncharacterized protein (SECRETED:SignalP(1-17)) — MRLATNFILCLATIVCAREWATSTDIESQPLEEDDEVVSTVKDDAVNITYKIVCDDSSQMTTCDAGEGITVVDGGPQTTGISDGLIVVDGDELISSPVTSPHMMTQTFGEEHDTVSTDTTPEPSQTEITMSWSSSSLAVSTHMVSLTTTGSVSDTSSIGSSVGSIQGSMSLMSTQSRASSASTSSSVRSTGAAPLATGEVAMMAGGAAMALLVAVL, encoded by the exons ATGAGACTTGCAACTAACTTCATTTTATGTTTGGCTACAATCGTGTGCGCCCGAGAATGGGCGACGTCCACGGACATCGAATCTCAACCattggaggaagatgatgaggttgtCTCTACCGTGAAAGAT GATGCGGTCAATATAACCTACAAGATTGTTTGTGACGACAGCAGTCAAATGACGACGTGCGATGCGGGCGAGGGAATAACTGTTGTTGATGGGGGACCACAGACCACCGGTATCTCAGATGGCTTGATAGTTGTTGACGGGGACGAGCTGATATCTTC GCCTGTAACTAGTCCCCATATGATGACACAAACCTTTGGGGAGGAGCACGACACAGTGTCCACAGATACCACACCTGAACCATCTCAAACCGAGATCACCATGTCGTGGAGTAGCTCCAGCCTAGCTGTCTCTACACACATGGTGAGTTTAACAACCACCGGATCGGTCAGTGACACTTCAAGTATCGGGTCTAGTGTTGGGAGTATTCAAGGCAGCATGAGCCTTATGAGTACTCAGAGTCGGGCATCCAGTGCCTCGACCAGCTCGTCCGTACGCAGCACTGGAGCAGCACCGTTAGCGACGGGAGAAgtggccatgatggctggtggtgctgcaaTGGCGTTGCTGGTAGCCGTGTTGTAG
- a CDS encoding alkyl/aryl-sulfatase (COG:Q;~EggNog:ENOG410PFZM;~InterPro:IPR036866,IPR029229,IPR036527,IPR044097, IPR038536,IPR001279,IPR029228;~PFAM:PF14864,PF14863,PF00753;~go_function: GO:0018741 - alkyl sulfatase activity [Evidence IEA];~go_function: GO:0046983 - protein dimerization activity [Evidence IEA];~go_process: GO:0018909 - dodecyl sulfate metabolic process [Evidence IEA]), whose translation MTIAQLQPSFSDRTDFDNASRGLIGSLEPGIIRAADGRPVYNNDAYHFLQESECPATANPKLWRQGQLASMQGLFEVTPGIYQIRGLDLANMTVVEGTEGVIVIDPLTSVECAAAALALYRKHRGDRPVTGVIYSHSHIDHFGGAQGVLPAADTLRASPIAIVAPEGFVEEALSENLYVGPAMRRRAQYMYGAQLPKATDGQIGCGIGMTVSLGTNSFVPPNTIVTSTGEERIIDGVRIQFQLVPETEAPAEMNFFFPDHGALYIAECATHSLHNIITLRGALVRDAKAWARYLDESLVLFGQQSEVLFAGHNWPTWGTTQIEQLLSEQRDLYAYLHDQTVRMMNQGLTGIEIAETLTLPPALQTAWHAQGFYGSVSHNVKGIYQRYMGWFDGNPAHLWEYPPAENAKRYIACMGGIDEVVRKAEGFAQNGDLRFAATLLGHAVAFDAKHEQARRTLASVFEQLGFGAENATWRNFYLSAARDLRGEHQQPNANKLPSRTQSRQLNPRQSVEQWLTLLSVRLNGPAAASEAFALDVHVTDEKQWWRLMVSNGVLTSRKTSDRAAIQGETSFTMSLTKQRLCEFLSGNADLGDVEQEGDEAWLHRFLSLTA comes from the coding sequence ATGACAATCGCACAGCTACAACCAAGCTTCTCGGATCGAACCGATTTCGACAATGCCTCTCGAGGCCTGATCGGCTCCCTCGAACCCGGCATCATCCGAGCAGCCGATGGTCGACCCGTCTACAATAATGATGCTTACCACTTCCTGCAAGAGTCAGAATGCCCGGCTACTGCAAACCCAAAGCTATGGAGGCAGGGTCAATTGGCATCCATGCAGGGACTGTTCGAAGTCACCCCTGGGATCTATCAAATCCGCGGCCTAGACCTCGCCAACATGACAGTGGTCGAAGGCACCGAGGGGGTTATCGTCATCGATCCTCTAACTTCCGTGGaatgcgctgctgctgctctagCCCTGTATAGGAAACACCGTGGCGATAGACCTGTCACTGGGGTGATCTACTCTCATTCCCATATAGATCACTTTGGCGGAGCGCAGGGCGTGCTCCCTGCCGCTGACACACTAAGAGCGAGTCCCATCGCGATCGTCGCACCAGAGGGATTTGTAGAAGAAGCTCTGAGTGAGAACCTGTACGTCGGTCCGGCCATGCGTCGTCGCGCCCAATACATGTACGGAGCTCAGCTACCCAAGGCTACCGACGGGCAAATTGGCTGTGGCATTGGCATGACTGTGTCGTTGGGAACAAACTCGTTTGTGCCTCCAAACACGATTGTCACTTCGACTGGCGAAGAACGTATAATAGATGGCGTACGGATACAATTCCAACTCGTGCCCGAGACGGAGGCGCCCGCGGAGATgaactttttcttccccgacCATGGCGCGCTGTACATTGCCGAGTGTGCAACACACAGCTTGCATAATATCATCACGCTGCGCGGGGCTCTGGTGCGCGATGCGAAAGCCTGGGCGCGGTATTTGGATGAGTCGCTGGTCCTGTTTGGCCAGCAGTCGGAGGTGTTATTCGCGGGCCATAATTGGCCAACCTGGGGCACCACACAGATCGAGCAGTTGCTGTCCGAACAACGAGATTTGTATGCCTATCTACATGACCAGACCGTGCGGATGATGAACCAGGGTCTCACTGGAATAGAGATCGCCGAGACCCTGACCCTCCCGCCGGCGCTGCAGACTGCGTGGCATGCTCAGGGCTTCTACGgatcagtcagtcacaatGTCAAGGGAATCTACCAGCGCTACATGGGATGGTTCGACGGGAACCCAGCACATCTATGGGAATATCCACCCGCCGAGAACGCAAAGAGGTACATTGCCTGTATGGGTGGCATTGACGAAGTGGTCCGCAAGGCAGAAGGATTCGCGCAGAACGGGGATCTCCGATTCGCCGCGACACTGCTGGGACATGCAGTTGCATTTGATGCAAAACATGAACAGGCCCGACGCACGCTGGCATCGGTGTTCGAGCAGTTAGGGTTCGGAGCGGAGAACGCGACCTGGCGGAATTTCTACCTCTCCGCGGCGCGCGACTTGCGCGGGGAGCACCAGCAGCCAAACGCAAATAAACTACCGTCGAGGACCCAGAGTCGCCAGTTGAACCCGCGCCAGTCGGTGGAGCAGTGGTTAACTCTGTTGTCGGTCCGGCTGAATGGGCCAGCCGCGGCGAGCGAGGCATTTGCCCTCGATGTGCATGTGACAGATGAGAAGCAGTGGTGGAGACTGATGGTTAGCAACGGCGTCTTAACCAGCAGAAAAACCTCCGATCGGGCGGCTATTCAAGGCGAGACGAGTTTTACAATGTCTCTGACGAAGCAGCGATTGTGCGAATTCCTGAGCGGCAATGCTGATCTTGGCGACGTCGAACAGGAGGGCGATGAAGCATGGCTCCACCGATTTTTGTCTTTGACAGCGTGA
- a CDS encoding oleate delta-12 desaturase (COG:I;~EggNog:ENOG410PJJG;~InterPro:IPR005804;~PFAM:PF00487;~TransMembrane:4 (i54-71o77-98i233-253o259-283i);~go_process: GO:0006629 - lipid metabolic process [Evidence IEA]) encodes MAELRKVPASQAAQQQPIHNDDNVPSLKTLKDAIPEECFDSSVVTSLLYLARDILYCAILAYGAFHIHLLPSLPLRALAWAVYGFFQGCVGTGIWILAHECGHGAFSKHQTFNDIVGWAAHSFLMVPYFSWKITHARHHRYTGHMEKDTVFVPWTDDELAKKKNVRIEQLKHLTEETPIVSFLQLIGHQLFGWQLYLFLNVTAGPKSLPENRPIRGVASHFNPFGDLFTRSQYFSIALTDLGLLIMGSILYYASTQIGAWNVALLYFVPYLWVHHWLIAITYLQHTHPAVPHYSAESWTYTKGALATIDRSIGFIGRHFFHEIIDYHVVHHLFSRIPFYKAEEATRAIQPLLGANYHEEKESSFLYSLMTTFRKCIYVSDGKKNGVLHFVLPEEAK; translated from the exons ATGGCTGAACTTCGTAAAGTGCCTGCCAGCCAGGCGGCG cagcagcagcccattCACAATGACGACAATGTTCCCAGTCTGAAGACCCTGAAAGATGCCATTCCTGAAGAATGCTTCGATTCCTCCGTCgtcacctccctcctctaTCTTGCCCGCGACATCCTCTACTGCGCCATCCTCGCCTACGGCGccttccacatccacctcctcccctccctgccCCTGCGCGCCCTCGCCTGGGCTGTCTACGGCTTCTTCCAGGGCTGCGTCGGCACCGGAATATGGATTCTGGCTCATGAATGTGGTCATGGTGCCTTCTCCAAGCACCAGACCTTTAACGACATTGTCGGCTGGGCCGCCCACTCCTTCCTGATGGTCCCCTACTTCTCCTGGAAGATCACCCATGCGCGCCACCACCGCTACACCGGCCACATGGAGAAGGACACGGTCTTTGTCCCTTGGACTGACGACGAgctggccaagaagaagaacgtccgcatcgagcagctcaagcaTCTGACCGAAGAAACTCCCATCGTCTCCTTCCTGCAACTCATCGGCCACCAGCTCTTCGGATGGCAGCTGTACCTCTTCCTGAATGTCACCGCCGGTCCTAAGAGTCTTCCGGAAAATCGTCCGATCCGTGGCGTGGCCAGCCACTTCAACCCCTTCGGCGACCTTTTTACTAGGTCGCAGTACTTCAGCATTGCCTTGACTGATTTGGGTCTGCTTATTATGGGTTCGATTCTGTACTACGCCTCGACACAGATTGGCGCATGGAATGTCGCCCTTTTGTACTTTGTTCCCTATCTGTGGGTGCATCACTGGCTGA TCGCAATCACCTACCTCCAGCACACTCACCCCGCTGTCCCCCACTACTCCGCAGAATCGTGGACCTACACCAAGGGTGCCCTTGCCACCATTGACCGGAGCATCGGCTTCATCGGCCGCCACTTTTTCCACGAAATCATCGACTACCATGTTGTGCACCACCTGTTCAGCCGTATCCCCTTCTACAAGGCCGAGGAGGCTACCCGTGCTATCCAGCCGCTCTTGGGAGCTAACTACcacgaggagaaggagagcagTTTCTTGTACTCGCTCATGACTACGTTCCGCAAGTGCATCTATGTTTCggatggcaagaagaacGGCGTGTTGCACTTTGTCCTCCCTGAGGAGGCAAAGTAG
- a CDS encoding glutathione S-transferase family protein (InterPro:IPR036249,IPR036282), translating to MPRTRSHSMPYSTPYPYIPTSLYTHPSVPFCVSPTINYCQSDASSSPPPSPPQSITPRPLSPPPQQPSHPPPSPPPIPRNDYPKLYILDGDTAAGLAIRYFIHERGGVRVRAGFIDVQLKDQILPSFIWEQDHAGELPMLFLDNPTHRPVRKVVGFEAITEYIDSVSPTDRYLYGTTEQERALIRSCIHCLRRDVVEPLYEWNNHYLGNKTGEEVTGYAPVPGRRRALQERIEMTLDQVEENLEGLEYLLGKFCAADVYLFGMVVAHADRWPWFFDDESRPRVSDYFARMSERPMAHLADEFWDTTRTTVVD from the coding sequence ATGCCCCGAACGCGCTCCCACTCCATGCCCTACTCCACCCCCTACCCTTACATTCCAACTTCCCTATACACCCACCCATCCGTTCCCTTCTGCGTCTCCCCTACCATCAACTATTGCCAAAGTgacgcctcctcctctcccccgccCAGCCCACCCCAATCTATCACCCCACGtcccctctccccacccccacagcaaccctcacacccaccaccttcacctccacctaTCCCTCGAAACGACTACCCCAAACTCTACATCCTCGACGGCGACACCGCCGCCGGCCTGGCAATCCGCTACTTCATCCACGAACGCGGCGGCGTCCGCGTCCGCGCCGGCTTCATCGACGTCCAACTCAAAGACCAGATCCTAccctccttcatctgggAACAGGACCACGCCGGCGAACTCCCCATGCTCTTCCTAGACAATCCGACGCATAGACCCGTGCGCAAAGTTGTCGGCTTCGAAGCCATCACCGAGTACATTGATAGCGTGTCGCCCACGGATCGCTATCTATATGGGACTACGGAGCAGGAGCGGGCGTTAATCCGCTCGTGCATTCATTGTCTGCGGCGAGATGTGGTTGAGCCGCTGTATGAGTGGAATAATCATTACTTGGGGAATAAGACTGGTGAAGAAGTCACTGGGTATGCGCCGGTTCCGGGTCGGAGGAGAGCCCTGCAGGAGAGGATTGAGATGACGTTGGaccaggtggaggagaatcTCGAAGGGTTGGAGTATCTCCTCGGGAAGTTTTGCGCCGCAGATGTGTATCTCtttgggatggtggttgcGCATGCGGATCGCTGGCCGTGGttctttgatgatgagagtAGACCTAGAGTCTCTGATTACTTTGCTAGGATGAGTGAACGGCCTATGGCGCATTTGGCGGATGAGTTTTGGGATACTACCCGGACGACGGTGGTGGACTAG
- a CDS encoding uncharacterized protein (COG:Q;~EggNog:ENOG410PJKV;~InterPro:IPR036291,IPR002347;~PFAM:PF08659,PF00106,PF13561;~go_process: GO:0055114 - oxidation-reduction process [Evidence IEA]), protein MSSFSAQSTSEEVCQVLADHIKGSKVLITGVTLGSVGGEAALQLSRHQPALLVLAGRNLQTLQAAEIAIKAETPGANTRLLILDLSSQRSVRKAAAEVNNYPERIDHLINNAGIMATPYTTTAEGVELQFGTNHIGHFLFTNLLLGRMMSGESKVRVVNVSSAGHKRGPVRFDDVNFEVCSVPKMITLRI, encoded by the exons ATGTCGTCCTTTTCCGCACAGTCCACCAGTGAAGAAGTCTGCCAAGTCCTGGCGGACCATATTAAAGGGAGCAAAG TCCTAATTACTGGCGTCACACTAGGCAGTGTTGGCGGCGAGGCAGCTCTTCAACTCTCCCGTCACCAGCCGGCTCTCCTGGTCCTGGCCGGTCGCAACCTGCAGACTCTCCAGGCTGCCGAAATTGCCATCAAAGCCGAGACACCGGGTGCAAATACTCGTCTTCTCATTCTAGACCTCAGCTCGCAAAGAAGCGTCCGCAAGGCAGCTGCAGAGGTGAACAACTATCCGGAGCGCATCGAtcatctcatcaacaacgcAGGCATCATGGCGACACCGTACACAACCACCGCAGAGGGAGTGGAACTGCAGTTTGGAACAAACCACATTGGCCACTTTCTCTTTACCAACCTGCTCTTGGGGAGAATGATGAGCGGAGAGTCAAAGGTTCGAGTGGTGAATGTCAGCAGTGCTGGCCATAAGCGTGGACCTGTCAGGTTCGACGATGTGAATTTCGAGGTTTGTTCTGTCCCAAAAATGATCACCCTTCGTATATGA
- a CDS encoding uncharacterized protein (COG:Q;~EggNog:ENOG410PGBD): MLFSVSLAEKAGEKGVESFSLYPGRRETGIGRHLKPEEWVKAGWKHQDGSINDDPKLNWRTASQGAATLIVAAYNPSISDKNGSYMVNNQVNNGEAVDYALDPKNAEKLWKLSEEIVGQKFEY, translated from the exons ATGCTCTTTTCGGTATCACTGGCGGAGAAAGCAGGGGAGAAAGGGGTGGAGTCATTCAGTCTCTATCCTGGACGACGGGAGACTGGCATTGGAAGGCATTTGAAGCCAGAAGAATGGGTCAAGGCTG GATGGAAACATCAGGATGGGAGCATCAACGATGACCCCAAGCTGAACTGGAGAACAGCCAGCCAGGGAGCTGCTACCTTGATTGTTGCGGCATATAATCCAAGCATTTCTG ACAAAAACGGTTCGTACATGGTCAATAACCAAGTAAATAACGGCGAGGCGGTCGACTACGCTTTGGACCCGAAAAATGCGGAAAAGCTGTGGAAGCTGAGCGAGGAGATCGTTGGCCAGAAATTCGAATACTAA
- a CDS encoding Zn(II)2Cys6 transcription factor (COG:S;~EggNog:ENOG410PYQ3;~InterPro:IPR036864,IPR021858,IPR001138;~PFAM:PF00172;~go_function: GO:0000981 - DNA-binding transcription factor activity, RNA polymerase II-specific [Evidence IEA];~go_function: GO:0008270 - zinc ion binding [Evidence IEA];~go_process: GO:0006355 - regulation of transcription, DNA-templated [Evidence IEA]) encodes MGRSTWRAQSCRTCLMRKVKCDKTRPACMRCQSSARDCGGYSDLSRAPLWDTTIVGLNNRSLTVAQNQEQLVSIFLRDYLPPEAPDPKNQSPIHWVKLFPSFSQSVLPVVRTALTALTLAHVASLRKDHNLEQYSRHYYVQAIQQICTLTDIDYVSDLVRSAMILALYEVCAQPSGQEDAWSVHVQAAGKLASESNFATELLNTQDLRRLRTIEFLLTCTNVNHEPSLSLLSRMEPSTNRFDILLDMLYKVGQLHRYTQNELHRNKTTCDSAIHLMKVLIGLEQNLLSWYHEWQSECRHPMFMIVPPTAGPMPTPCGKPEERMVIPNADDIPPLLFHWLGLTIIYATIAKVIRGMPDSQYVPATILERRLAKATGLCHRFVDRISQCQVGCAGKGLGTTILAAAVLQAAQRIHSRV; translated from the exons ATGGGTCGAAGCACCTGGAGGGCTCAAAGCTGCCGGACTTGTCTGATGCGCAAGGTCAAG TGCGACAAGACCCGGCCAGCTTGTATGCGATGCCAATCCTCAGCCCGCGATTGTGGAGGTTACTCTGACCT GAGTCGCGCTCCTTTATGGGACACCACCATTGTTGGATTGAACAATCGATCCTTGACAGTGGCCCAGAACCAGGAGCAGTTGGTCTCGATCTTCCTGCGCGACTACTTACCCCCAGAAGCTCCAGACCCGAAGAACCAGTCGCCTATTCACTGGGTAAAACTATTTCCTTCCTTCAGTCAGTCCGTGTTGCCAGTTGTCAGGACAGCCCTCACTGCATTGACACTTGCACATGTGGCCTCCTTGCGAAAGGATCATAACCTGGAACAATACAGCCGACACTACTACGTGCAAGCGATACAGCAAATATGTACACTAACAGATATAGACTACGTCTCTGATCTTGTCCGCTCTGCCATGATCCTTGCACTCTACGAGGTCTGTGCACAACCGTCAGGGCAGGAAGATGCATGGAGTGTCCACGTCCAAGCAGCCGGCAAGTTAGCTAGTGAATCCAACTTTGCAACGGAGTTGCTCAACACGCAGGATCTGCGCCGACTCCGTACTATTGAG TTTCTTCTCACGTGTACCAATGTTAATCATGAGCCTTCTTTGTCCTTACTCTCGCGTATGGAACCGTCAACCAATAGATTCGACATACTTCTTGATATGCTGTACAAAGTAGGCCAATTACACAGGTACACTCAAAATGAGCTTCATCGCAACAAGACCACATGCGACTCTGCGATACACCTGATGAAAGTGTTAATCGGCCTCGAGCAAAACCTGTTGAGTTGGTATCACGAGTGGCAGTCGGAATGTCGCCATCCTATGTTTATGATCGTGCCGCCCACAGCGGGGCCCATGCCTACACCGTGTGGCAAACCGGAAGAGAGAATGGTTATACCCAATGCTGATGATATACCGCCGTTATTATTTCACTGGTTGGGATTGACAATAATTTATGCAACGATAGCCAAGGTAATACGAGGAATGCCTGATTCTCAATATGTACCCGCGACGATATTAGAGCGACGTCTGGCGAAGGCTACCGGTCTCTGCCATCGCTTCGTTGACCGCATATCACAGTGCCAGGTCGGATGCGCAGGCAAGGGGCTGGGGACTACTATACTGGCAGCGGCAGTACTTCAAGCAGCACAGAGAATACATTCTCGAGTGTAA